TCAGCTTCATAACCTCTTCAACTGCATTTTTACTTACAACTTTTGTTGCCCCGAATGCCTTTGCAGTCTTAAGGCGGTTCTCATCCATATCTATCATTATAACTTCTGAGGGAGAATAGAACTGCGATGTCAGCAGCGCCGCCAGGCCTATCGGTCCCGAGCCTACAATGGCCACAGTATCTCCCGGCTGTACCTGCCCGTTAAGTACGCCGCATTCAAACCCTGTAGGTAATATGTCGCTTAGCATTACAAGAGCTTCCTCCTCCACATTGGGCGGGAAGTGATAAAGGCTCGTATCGGCAAAAGGAATTCTTACCTTCTCTGCCTGTGTGCCGTCAATTGTATTGCCCAGTATCCATCCGCCGTTTTCACAGTGCGAGTACATCCCTTTCTTGCAGAAAAAACAGGTCCCGCATGCTGTAATGCAGGAAATAAGTACCTTGTCGCCTGCTTTGAAATTTGCAACTGCCTTTCCGGCCTCTTCAACTATTCCCGTGCCTTCGTGCCCTAAAATGCGGCCGTCTGTCACAGTCGGCACGTCACCTTTCATTATATGAAGGTCGGTTCCGCAAATGGTCGTCTTGGATATTCTGAGAACTACATCTTTGGGGTCAATAATCTTCGGGTCCGGTTTCTGCTCCCACGCACGCTTGCCCGCTCCATGATACACCAAAGCTTCCATACATACACCTCCTTTCTTAATAAATTATGCACACACATTGGATTATATATATTTTCAGAAATCTCCACAATTCCCGATTTATGCCCCCTGACAGACCGAAAGCAATATTATAACTTTTGAAAAACTGCCTGCATTACCCTGAACTTGTTCTCAGCCATTCCTTTCATTACATTTTTCAGCTTTTCTGCCGCATTTTCACCAAGAATCAATGGAAGAATTGAATATTTATTCTGGCATTATTTATATTTAATACTTACAGAATTTCTCTGATTCAGCTTAAACCAGTACAGCTCCGCCCGCGACGTCTAAAATGACCCCTGTAATCCATGAAGATTCTTCCGATGCCAGGAAAAGTGCAGCCTGAGCAACGTCTTCAGGGCTGCCCAGCCTCTTAATAGGATGCCATTTGGCCATTTCCTTCTGCATATCATCTGATATCCACTGCTTGTTCCGTTCAGTCATTATTGTTTCAGGAGCTATGCAGTTAACTCTTATGCCCCAAGTCCCCAGTTCAGAGGCAAGATGCTTTGTCATAACCTGTATGCCCGCTTTGGCTGCCGAATAGGGCACGGGCGACTTTCCGCTTGTATACCTTGCTGCCGCAGAGGATATGGTTATTATATTACCCGTCTTGCGGGCTTTCATTGCCGGAAGAAAACTCTTTATTGTAAGAAACGTTGCCGTAAGGTTTGCCTCAATGGATGCACGCCACCCGTCCTCCGGTATCTCTTCAAAAGCCATGGGCTTTGTGTGGCTTCCTCCTGCATTTGCTACCAGTATATCTACATAACCAAGTTCCTGCTCTATTGTCCGGCGCATGGAATCTATCTCGTCATATTTTGTCACGTCAGCCCTCAGGTGAATTACATTCAGGCCTTTGTCCGATAGTTCATTTCTTAATGAGGCCAATGCATCCTTGTCCCTTCCGTGCAGCACAAC
Above is a window of Ignavibacteria bacterium DNA encoding:
- a CDS encoding zinc-dependent alcohol dehydrogenase family protein, whose protein sequence is MEALVYHGAGKRAWEQKPDPKIIDPKDVVLRISKTTICGTDLHIMKGDVPTVTDGRILGHEGTGIVEEAGKAVANFKAGDKVLISCITACGTCFFCKKGMYSHCENGGWILGNTIDGTQAEKVRIPFADTSLYHFPPNVEEEALVMLSDILPTGFECGVLNGQVQPGDTVAIVGSGPIGLAALLTSQFYSPSEVIMIDMDENRLKTAKAFGATKVVSKNAVEEVMKLTNGKGADVVIEAVGIPPTFEICQSIVAPGGHIANIGVHGKSVELHLEKLWSHNITITTRLVDTVTTPMLLKVVSSGKLEPGKLITHRFQLRDVMKAYDTFGNAAKENALKVLLTN
- a CDS encoding SDR family oxidoreductase; this encodes MGKLQDKVALVTGSSHGIGSAIARLFASEGAKVVLHGRDKDALASLRNELSDKGLNVIHLRADVTKYDEIDSMRRTIEQELGYVDILVANAGGSHTKPMAFEEIPEDGWRASIEANLTATFLTIKSFLPAMKARKTGNIITISSAAARYTSGKSPVPYSAAKAGIQVMTKHLASELGTWGIRVNCIAPETIMTERNKQWISDDMQKEMAKWHPIKRLGSPEDVAQAALFLASEESSWITGVILDVAGGAVLV